From the Ascaphus truei isolate aAscTru1 chromosome 15, aAscTru1.hap1, whole genome shotgun sequence genome, one window contains:
- the NPBWR2 gene encoding neuropeptides B/W receptor type 2: MENISWLNTSNVSCNPNCNPHNDSKTHPPNNELSPDFYIILPVIYSVICVVGLTGNTAVIYVILKAPKMKTVTNLFILNLAIADDLFTLVLPINIAEILLHYWPFGVVLCKIILSIDLYNIFSSIYFLTVMSIDRYLVVLATVRSKRMPYRTYRAAKIISILVWFLVIVIVLPFTIFAGVYMDDLEFKSCGLNFPKPEKMWFKTSRIYTLMLGFAIPVSTICILYMVMLYKLRNMRLNSNAKALDKAKKRVTILVFIVLAVCLFCWTPFHLATIVSLTTDLQETSLVISISYFITSLSYANSCLNPFLYAFLDDSFRKSFRKMLECRTA, encoded by the coding sequence ATGGAGAACATTTCATGGCTGAACACATCCAACGTCTCTTGTAATCCCAACTGTAATCCACACAATGACTCAAAGACACATCCTCCTAACAATGAGCTGTCCCCTGACTTCTACATCATCCTCCCAGTCATATACTCTGTCATCTGTGTTGTGGGATTGACGGGGAACACAGCTGTCATCTATGTCATCCTCAAAGCCCCCAAGATGAAGACAGTCACCAACCTGTTCATCTTAAACCTAGCCATTGCTGATGACCTGTTTACTCTAGTACTTCCCATCAACATTGCAGAGATCCTGCTTCACTATTGGCCCTTTGGAGTTGTGCTCTGCAAGATTATTTTGTCTATTGACCTCTACAACATCTTTTCCAGTATCTACTTCTTGACTGTCATGAGTATCGACAGGTATCTGGTGGTCCTGGCTACTGTGAGGTCCAAAAGGATGCCCTACCGCACCTATAGAGCTGCAAAAATCATCAGCATTTTGGTCTGGTTCTTGGTCATCGTCATTGTGTTGCCTTTTACCATTTTTGCCGGAGTCTATATGGATGACTTGGAGTTCAAGAGCTGTGGCTTGAATTTCCCCAAACCTGAGAAGATGTGGTTCAAGACCAGTCGTATCTACACCCTGATGCTGGGATTTGCCATCCCAGTGTCTACAATCTGCATTCTGTACATGGTCATGTTGTACAAGCTACGAAATATGAGGTTGAATTCCAATGCCAAAGCCTTGGATAAAGCCAAGAAAAGGGTTACTATCCTGGTCTTCATTGTCCTAGCAGTTTGCCTCTTCTGCTGGACACCTTTTCATTTGGCCACCATTGTGTCGCTTACAACAGACTTGCAGGAGACATCCTTGGTCATTAGCATCTCTTATTTCATCACCAGCCTGAGCTATGCCAACTCTTGCCTCAACCCGTTCCTTTACGCCTTTCTGGATGACAGCTTTAGGAAAAGCTTTCGAAAGATGTTGGAATGTAGAACAGCCTGA